Proteins co-encoded in one Arachis hypogaea cultivar Tifrunner chromosome 13, arahy.Tifrunner.gnm2.J5K5, whole genome shotgun sequence genomic window:
- the LOC112792130 gene encoding putative transferase At1g60990, chloroplastic codes for MATTTTTTMLVASHLSLLSRYRVPRNAAFWSPHHHHHHQKSKLNSWSISANSFDLSPPPIDHDFLDTVKTAGARVSEEGIVETFYNDDEALDGSENGVAVVDLSHFGRIRVSGEDRTQFLHNQTTANFECLQPGQGCDTAFVTPTARTIDIAHAWIMKNAITLVVSPETCRTITEMLNKYIFFADKVEIQDITEQTSLFVLLGPKSDQVMENLKLGELVGKPYGTHQHFNVDKQPLTIGVGNILSEGGFSFLMSPAAAPSVWNAILAQGAIPMGSNAWNKLRIIQGRPAPGMELTKEFNVLEACLWNSISLNKGCYKGQETIARLITYDGIKQRLWGLHLSAAAEPGSIITVDGKKVGKLTSYASGRKQSEHYGLGYIKRQAASEGDTVVVGDNISGTVVEVPFLSQQQPPSGSSTG; via the exons ATGGCAACTACTACTACTACCACCATGTTAGTAGCATCTCATCTCTCACTGCTCTCAAGATATCGTGTTCCCCGAAACGCTGCGTTTTGGTcgccacatcatcatcatcatcatcaaaagaGTAAGCTAAATTCATGGTCCATTTCGGCAAATTCTTTCGACCTCTCCCCTCCGCCAATCGACCATGACTTCCTG GACACTGTTAAAACTGCAGGTGCTAGGGTTTCTGAGGAAGGGATCGTTGAAACATTTTATAATGATGATGAAGCGCTCGATGGCTCGGAGAACGGAGTTGcg GTTGTTGATCTTTCACATTTTGGGCGGATTAGAG TCAGTGGAGAAGATCGTACCCAGTTCCTTCACAATCAGACTACTGCAAACTTTGAATGTCTGCAGCCGGGGCAA GGATGTGACACTGCCTTTGTGACCCCAACAGCTCGAACAATAGATATTGCACATGCATGGATCATG AAAAATGCAATCACATTAGTGGTTTCACCTGAGACCTGTAGGACCATTACGGAAATGCTGAATAA GTACATATTTTTTGCTGATAAGGTAGAGATTCAAGACATTACTGAGCAAACAAGCTTATTTGTTTTGTTGGGACCTAAAAGTGACCAG GTCATGGAGAACTTGAAACTTGGTGAACTTGTGGGAAAACCATATGGCACACATCAACATTTTAAT GTTGATAAGCAGCCTTTAACTATAGGGGTTGGAAATATCCTTTCTGAAGGTGGTTTTTCATTCTTGATGTCTCCAGCAGCTGCTCCATCTGTCTggaatgctattcttgctcaagGGGCTATTCCAATGGGTTCTAATGCATGGAATAAATTACGGATAATTCAAG GAAGGCCTGCTCCAGGAATGGAGCTTACTAAGGAATTCAATGTCTTAGAAGCCTGTCTATGGAACTCGATTTCTCTAAATAAGG GTTGTTACAAAGGACAGGAAACTATAGCTAGGCTGATAACTTATGATGGAATCAAGCAGCGGTTATGGGGATTGCATCTTTCTGCTGCTGCTGAACCTGGCAGCATTATTACAGTTGATGGCAAAAAg GTTGGAAAGTTGACCAGCTATGCATCAGGAAGAAAGCAATCTGAACACTACGGATTAGGCTACATTAAGAGGCAAGCTGCTTCAGAAGGAGATACTGTAGTTGTGGGAGACAACATCAGTGGAACAGTGGTGGAAGTTCCTTTCCTTTCTCAGCAACAGCCGCCTTCTGGTAGTTCAACTGGTTGA
- the LOC112792128 gene encoding uncharacterized protein, with protein sequence MASPCNNNNSSVNGFYNFLTQGLNNLHQNNNNFMSMQFMSKVLSSLQSFHSQLTILVQRLCLPVGGKWLDEYMDESSRLWDVCHALKSAISGMENYYSSASNIASSMDNYHHFTPELSHQVIRAIKVCQREILGLEEENKSLMEARIQPLCECINKSITTESKLNEFNGFRGVLYAMKSVSSLLLMILLCGVAYCCSFSCFAFQQTGYDHHHHHEGNNNNNNNNMGFGSSFMASMGRLQHKVAEEIEHEINNNGQAGILLHEFTQAKVAMEEVKVELERVVVYEEEYEEVVIEEKVENLKHCFGFLRCGLETITGQLDDFFDDIVQSRKKLLDICTHN encoded by the exons ATGGCTTCTCcatgcaacaacaacaactcttCTGTCAATGGCTTCTACAACTTCCTTACTCaaggactcaacaaccttcacCAGAACAACAACAACTTCATGTCTATGCAGTTCATGTCAAAGGTTCTTTCATCTCTACAATCTTTTCATTCACAGTTAACCATTCTTGTCCAGAGGCTTTGCTTGCCTGTTGGAGGAAAATGGCTTGATGAGTACATGGATGAAAGCTCTAGGCTTTGGGATGTGTGTCATGCTCTCAAATCTGCCATCTCTGGAATGGAAAACTATTACTCTTCTGCCTCCAATATAGCTTCCTCAATGGATAACTACCATCACTTCACTCCTGAGCTTTCACATCAG GTTATTAGGGCAATAAAAGTTTGTCAAAGGGAGATTCTAGGATTGGAAGAGGAGAACAAGAGCTTGATGGAGGCAAGGATTCAACCATTGTGTGAATGTATAAACAAGAGTATCACAACTGAGTCAAAGTTGAATGAGTTCAATGGATTCAGAGGTGTTCTTTATGCAATGAAGAGTGTTAGCTCATTGCTCCTCATGATTCTCCTATGTGGGGTTGCATATTGTTGCTCTTTTTCTTGCTTTGCATTTCAACAAACAGGttatgatcatcatcatcatcatgaaggcaacaacaacaacaacaacaacaacatgggTTTTGGATCAAGCTTCATGGCTTCAATGGGAAGGTTGCAGCACAAGGTTGCAGAAGAGATTGAACATGAGATTAATAATAATGGGCAGGCAGGGATTTTGCTACATGAATTCACACAAGCAAAGGTTGCCATGGAGGAAGTGAAAGTGGAGTTGGAGAGAGTAGTGGTGTATgaagaagaatatgaagaggttgtgATTGAAGAGAAAGTTGAGAATTTGAAGCATTGTTTTGGGTTTTTGAGATGTGGTCTTGAGACTATAACAGGGCAACTTGATGATTTCTTTGATGACATTGTTCAATCAAGGAAGAAGCTTTTGGATATTTGCACCCATAACtag
- the LOC112792129 gene encoding probable receptor-like protein kinase At1g11050, whose amino-acid sequence MKPVFVLLLIFLVAPTRPFSSSSSSSSSSSSSSSSPTISHSSNNSVCPVGMDYVLTVPWNSSSCHNFQPFPSKNKTRSSFCCTALLSLFGIALAQNLKENSLFQFPNLPTSKSCLHHFQSKLSALSLPNNLVSSCFDPLQFVISPNLCANIQSKQDWINNLGPTTRFNDACKPDLSVSANCDICVTEGLNVLQKMNAIDGNASHSQDCFYFSILYAAGIANELGPESRGAMSCIYELPLISDQGRGARRRSHNHALVFGLIGASIGILVVSSLIGLCLWYNRLGTRKAAENLYVCAELTVQGSRTRVRPNTGSTWFKFEDLVKATNNFSTQNFIGRGGSGLVYKGILPDGTIVAVKRIEESDSQGDEEFYREVEIISNLKHRNLVLLRGCCVVDKEEEEDSGYRESQRYLVYDYMPNGSLEDHLFSSMDNRNMKKSLTWSQRKSIILDVANGLVYLHFGVKPAIYHRDIKTTNILLDAGMNARVADFGLAKQNIESRSLINTRVAGTHGYLAPEYALYGQLSEKSDVYSFGVVILEILCGRKALDLSSSGTSAFFISDWVWSLLKSGNLESALDASMLIDENLTSRKIIERFLMVGVLSSHVVADSRPTILDALKMLEGDIEIPPIPDRPMALAHHVFPVVI is encoded by the coding sequence ATGAAACCTGTTTTTGTGCTTCTCCTAATCTTTCTTGTGGCTCCTACAAGGccattctcatcatcatcatcgtcatcatcatcatcatcatcatcatcatcatctcccaCCATTTCCCATAGCAGCAACAACTCTGTATGCCCAGTGGGAATGGATTACGTGCTGACAGTCCCATGGAACTCCTCTAGCTGCCATAACTTCCAACCTTTCCCATCCAAAAACAAAACACGTTCAAGTTTTTGTTGCACTGCTCTGTTATCCCTCTTTGGCATAGCACTTGCTCAAAACCTCAAAGAAAACTCCCTTTTCCAGTTCCCGAATCTTCCCACCTCAAAATCCTGCCTTCATCACTTCCAATCCAAGCTCAGTGCTCTCTCACTTCCAAACAACCTTGTTTCCTCTTGTTTTGACCCGCTTCAATTTGTTATCAGTCCCAACCTATGCGCTAACATCCAATCTAAGCAAGACTGGATCAACAATCTTGGTCCTACAACTCGGTTCAACGATGCCTGTAAGCCAGACCTCAGTGTCTCTGCCAACTGCGACATTTGTGTCACAGAAGGTCTAAATGTTCTGCAAAAGATGAATGCTATTGATGGAAATGCTTCTCATTCCCAAGactgtttttatttttcaattctatATGCTGCTGGAATCGCAAACGAGCTTGGCCCTGAAAGCAGAGGTGCTATGTCTTGTATTTATGAGTTGCCACTTATTAGTGATCAAGGGAGAGGTGCCAGAAGAAGGAGCCATAATCATGCTCTTGTATTTGGTTTAATTGGAGCTTCAATTGGAATCTTGGTTGTGTCTTCCTTGATAGGTTTGTGTCTATGGTACAACAGGTTGGGGACGAGAAAAGCTGCTGAGAATTTGTATGTCTGTGCTGAACTGACAGTGCAAGGGTCTAGGACTCGAGTGAGACCAAATACAGGGTCAACTTGGTTCAAGTTTGAGGACCTAGTGAAGGCCACTAACAATTTTTCAACCCAGAACTTCATTGGCAGAGGTGGTTCTGGCTTAGTTTACAAGGGCATTCTACCTGATGGCACAATCGTTGCAGTTAAAAGGATAGAAGAATCGGATTCTCAAGGAGATGAAGAATTCTACAGGGAGGTGGAGATTATTAGCAACTTGAAACACCGGAATCTAGTGCTGCTAAGAGGGTGTTGTGTGGTTGataaagaagaagaggaggattcCGGGTACAGAGAAAGCCAAAGATATCTTGTTTATGATTACATGCCAAATGGTAGCCTTGAAGACCATCTCTTCTCTTCCATGGACAACCGAAATATGAAGAAATCACTTACTTGGTCTCAAAGAAAGAGCATAATCTTGGATGTGGCAAATGGGTTGGTCTATTTGCACTTTGGAGTTAAACCTGCAATCTATCACAGAGATATCAAAACCACCAATATTCTGCTTGATGCAGGTATGAATGCAAGAGTTGCGGATTTCGGGTTGGCTAAACAAAACATTGAAAGTAGGTCTCTGATAAATACAAGAGTTGCTGGAACTCATGGGTACCTGGCACCAGAATATGCACTTTATGGCCAATTATCTGAAAAGAGTGATGTCTATAGTTTTGGTGTGGTTATACTGGAAATATTGTGTGGAAGAAAAGCTCTTGATTTATCTTCATCTGGAACATCTGCATTCTTTATCTCAGATTGGGTTTGGTCATTGCTGAAATCTGGTAACTTAGAATCAGCTTTGGATGCTTCTATGTTAATAGATGAAAACCTTACTAGTAGGAAAATAATAGAAAGATTCTTAATGGTTGGTGTTCTGTCTTCTCATGTAGTAGCTGATTCAAGGCCAACAATTTTGGATGCTTTGAAGATGTTAGAAGGGGATATTGAGATTCCACCAATTCCAGATAGGCCAATGGCTCTTGCACACCATGTTTTTCCCGTAGTTATTTAG